The nucleotide window GATatggcctaaaattttgtacGTTATTGTAAATATTAGACTGTACATGCATTAGATCGCAGTCTAATGTTTAGCGAGCAAACTTAAAATTATATGAGCAAACATTAGATCCGAGTCTAATATTGTCCGGAAGAAATAATTTTCCGAGAACTATATTTAcatacttcttaaaatagggACAATATTCAAATAATGGCTAGAAAGGGACAATTGCGTAAATCAGCCATATCAAAATCATGCTAGTTTACCCTCCAAGCCTTACTCTGCGATGAAAAGTGCCATGGAGACATTATAACCTTTTATACTTGGCCCATCACAGTAGAAAAAGGAATGTTTAATGAGAAAACTACACGTCgctccaaaatatatatatatatataacgaatATAGTTATTTTTGGCCGACTAGCCAAACATACAACTTGCCCAAGTTTAATGAAGACACGAAAGCCTTGTAAATGTAGCCCGTATGGAATAGAAGCTTTTCAACAACATATGGGCCAAACCGGGCCTCATCAATTAATAGTGATGTGTCATGATTCATTAGTCAAGTGTTAAAAGCGAGAATAacttccccctccccccccccccccccaccccaattttattttttttaatatgggAGATTTGCTTTTATACATAAGAGATTCATTTTTAtacataagagatctaaaaaaGACAGTTtcttaattttaatattgttaaaagTCATGAAAGCCTATTTCCTCTTCAATTAACCTCCCAAGGCAAACTCGAGTTATGCATGATTGAAATTGCATGTCAGATCGAAAGCAGGAAATATATAAATGAGATAGTTATAATTTCTTTCAACAAGCAGAAGTACCAAGTTGAGTATTACAAATGTTGCTTTTGCTCCTAATACGTTTTGTCAAATAACGTAGTCCGGCTTGCTCTTGCTGTTATatgttcttcattttatttttcttttaggttATCTCTCTTGTGTAGATTCTTTTGGGTTTAAGTATGCCTAGCGAATACTAAAAAAAAGGAATGTTACGCGTCTATTACTTCTTTAGGAGAACGCATTTATTTCTTTAGTAGATCTGGCTTGTAGGCTTTTAACCCACAAACTTAGAGCTAGATGACCTTCAAATCCAATTGGAAGGCATTAGGTCTACCTCTTTAGTTTTTAGGCCAACTAAAAAAGCTCGCAAACAAGTTTGGGGGATGGGCTAGTAGTTTATTAATCCGGGTTGTTTGAAGAATTAACCTAAGTAGTCGTTTAaccgcttaaattaaaaatagccggtaattgtatattatatgtataataatatgtgtataatttatgtatatcggTCAAAAAAGTAAATAGTGAATCCGAGCGGCTATTTGCGTAAAGATTCTGGTATGTTTAGAGCTAACAATTTGCATATAAAACTAGGAAACGTTAACGGAGAAAGAAGGTGTGGGAAAATAATACTCCATACACGAACAAAAAAATCaatgaaaaaataagaagaaaattaaCAATACAAATAAAAGAGTAGTATAACACTTGTTTAGAGCCCCGCAGTGAATGGCACACCAGTAGAAGGCAGCCATGCCCTTCCAGCAATAAGGCTAGCAACAGTATATTTCGAAGCAACATTCCCACTCTTTATCACATGATAACCAGGCCACTTTACCCTATACCTTGTCGAAGCCGCTGGTCCAATATTACCATATTCCGCATAGTACAAAGTGCTCAACGCAAAATTAGAATCTAACCAAGTTAACCAACCTGCTCGATTTACCAAACTGTCAATATAAGTCTTCATTATAACCGTTCTTGAATATTGCTGCCACGGACGTCCCAAATATGTCTGAAACGACCGAACCACGGGCCGAAGATCAGGTGCTGCCATTATCCGAGAGTTATGAATTGAAATTGCAGTGTTCTGAAAAGGGTCGTTTCTGCCTTGTGCTGTGATCACGTTCACTTGACCCCATAAGGGTCTTCGGACGTAAATCATGCAATTTTGGAAAACAACTGCGGCGTTGCCGAAGATGAAGTCTATGGTGCCGTAGATATAACATGATTTGTAGAACTGTCGTTGGGATTGGACAAAGAGGGTATCTTGGTATCCTTCGAAACCACAGCCGTAGAACACTGAAAGATCAGATGCGGATCGGAGAGCTACTGCTTGGCCATTTTGTGGCCCTGCTGTGTTTCTGAATGTCATGCCTCGAGCAATGAATCCAATTCCGTCCACCCCTAAAGCATCATAATATGAAACGAAAAAAGTGAATAACTAACGTGTGGATTAAATTTGTCTACACCAACAACGTATGAAAATATACATTATTTAGTGTTAATCTACCTTACTTCACAGGTTAGTAGTTCActttttatgaaattattttacaTAGTCAATTTATAGAAGCTAAATTAACGCTTATTGGTTATTATAAGTTCAACATTAAACACTGCAGAAAGCATGTCTGACAACTTGTAAAAGAGTGTGACTAACTTGTTATAAAAAGTTAAACTAGACTGCTAATATAAAAATTCATTACAATGTTAATGAATATAAGTAGGTCATAAAAAACACATTATGGTTAGCGTAACCCCAAATTAAGTGTACAGTTCGTGTTAGCTTACGAAAGTTAAGTATTAACTCTTGGGTATTATTTGGCACAAAAGCATCTAGGAGATGTTTTTGTTCCAGATCATTACATTAAGCTATTGAGCGGGATCACTTGATCAAATCAGTTTCTTTGGATGAGACAGTCATTTAGAGGTTAGACATGCAAAACTACGCATTAAATCAAATAGCTAATACAATTGCGATGCAGAACTACATATCTTGATAAGACTTGTTTCATATATTGATACAGAATATTGCGAGAAAATATCCATAATCCGTaacctttcaaaaataaataGTAAGTACATTATAATATACCAAATACTTATTAGTTTAGTTGTGAATATGCCAACCCCGTTTCTCAATCTCAGCGAACATGTTCATAGCAGACGgaactttattttttatttcgacAACTAAATTCTGACATCAAAAAATATAGGAGTATTTTAGTAGTTTGAAAATGCAGATTGTTCCCTCGGGAACAAGCATAAGAATTGTTGCACGTGAAAGGAATTGAATGCAACAAAATGATCCGCCAAATTAGCTTTGACATGTAGCttcatttttttccatttttatcttTATTATCAATTTAACACAAAGTAGATTATGATCCAGCCTGTATATATTACGGAGGTTGTTCATTTCCGATATTTGGCAAAATTATGCAAATTTGGAGTTAACTAGCATTCTCTAACTTTTATGGCGGGCATCAACCGTTACACCAAAGGAAAAGGGAACCTACATCTTCTCAGCAAAATCATCTCCTAAAAGCTATACTACTTAAAATTTATCAATGTACAAAGGAAATATTCTAAGAAAATATCAATGGATAATCCATATATTGTCAGATAAAACAACCTTATTAAGCAAGTATTTAATGCTTATTGCATTCCTTAATCTCAGCACATGTTCACAGCAGGAGAATActttttgtaaaaattaaaacCTGACATGAAAGCTAAATTTTAATAGTTTGAAAATCAGATTGTTCCCTCGCGAACAAGCCCTAAGAATAATTGCACGTGACAGTTATTGAATGCAACAAAATAACCCGCcaaaatagctttgacttttAATTAGCTTCAATTTATTTTGACATTAAGACACAGTTTAAGAAAAAGTAGATTTTGATCCAGCCGTCATTATGGAGTTGGTTCACACTCGATGCTTGAAATTTTGTGGCAATTGGGAGTATTCTATTTATTTACGAGTTCCAAAATTCTGTACGTTAGGCCTCAACCATAACACAAAAAGTAAAGAAACCTACAGCTTCAAAAGCAAATCCCTTGACACATTTCCTAAAAGTATGTTCCTTCTAAAAGGAAATCCTCCTAATTATTTCTCCTCTTGAGGTGCGCCCCTCTTCGAACTTTACGTGAATGCCAGATATTTTGTGAATCAAGCTGCCCTAATTTCTCCTTTGCTTTTTGTAGTTTTACTTAACGTTAATGAACCAGAAGTAGATGATATCTAGCTTTAATAGTTGCTATCTTTTGTAAGagattgttacacaaatagctGCCAGATTTAATGTTTATTTTTTCTAACCGCTATACTtagattatacattaattatacatagttatgcatataatatacatgaattatatataCATCCGCCGGCTTTTTTTAGTTTAAGAGATTAAGTAGGCGAGTTAATTCTTCCTTTTGTAATTATGCATTAATCTATTTCAATGCTTGAAATCTTAAAGATCCAAACGGGAAGTAAACTCAAAATTCAAAGgaaacagagagagagagagttcgaGAGTCATTACCAAGAGTTGCAGTACTGTAAGTTGTGTAACCTGCAGCAACACTGCGGCTGCCCGTGATTACAGTGTATCTCAAGCCAGCACCAACTAACATAATCTTTCCCATAGTAGGACCTATCAATATATTCTCCCTATAAACACCCCTTTTTATATATATCACAATCCTCTGATTTCCAACTCTTCTTGAAGTTGCATAATTAATTGCAGACTGAATAGACCGAAAATGACCCGATCTATCTTTAGCCACCACATAATTAGCCTTCGTAGCCATCAAATCTATCGACGAGGAATGTAACAACACTCTTTCACTAGCCGTGAGCCAATTTGGAAATCCACCAACTTGTGTTGTATTTTCCCAGTCCACGAACTCCCCATTCATAGCCAAACAGTTACTAATCAGCTGCGAAACATTAGTAGACAAATTCGGCTGTAAGATATTGGATACGTTAAGATCATTTGATCCCGATAAACATGTTTCAATGTTTGTCATTGAGGCACTAAGCCAAGTTTGAGCATCAAAATCTGAACTTGAATTTGATTTAATGCCGTCAAGACTACGGTTTAATTGGAGAACTGTATCATCCATTAGCTTGTCACAATCCATCCATACTAACTGCTTACGTTTTCCCCTGCAATGTTGGCTTACATTTTTTGCATGGGCCTGTACTTGAATTACGTGATCTAAAGCAACTTGGACTGTCATAGTTCGAAATTCGGATTTGTTCTGGGGTTTGAAAGAATCTCCGGACATGAAGTATTTACATGGCTCGGGGTGAGGAGTTTTGCTACACCACCAGTTAATGTCATTACTTGTTTCTTCATCAATTGATAAAGATTGATGTAGGGACAAAGAtagagaaaagaacaaaaggaGTAAAGAATTGAACTTATAAATTGTCATTGTGTAATTTGTGTAATGGTTTGTGTTAGGGTGACGAGAGGAACTAGCTAAGAAAACATTTAAGGCTGATAAGTGTAGTGACTTCTTATACTAGTATAGATAGAAATTAATGGTAGGAACTGGAAGAGAAGTGCAATGTCAAATGACAGTTGGATTCTGAAATATTGGGGTGGCAAAATCACAGTTATAAGATATGAAACcacaaataagaaaattaaatcaATGTTCATATTCAAATTAAAATGCCGGTGTGTCCTTCCTTAATTTTGAGATCCTTGTTTAGTGGATCACTGGAAATGCACTCAATATTTAAATAGAGAAAGACTAATGATCCCACTGGTTTTACGCTGAATTCATGAGTTTTATTAATGTCACAATTATGTGAGCACAATCTCTCGAGTAAAGTATGAATTCTTCTGAGCCATGCAGGTTGACCTTGTTTAGTTGCTTAACGTGATTACATATGCGCCATTTACAAATTTCAACTAAGATTCAAATTACAAGATTTCATATTGGCGCAAAACAAGATTCATTATGTCAAAAAAAATTCCCCACTTGATGTTGATTGCTGGAGGATAGTGACAACAAAATGGATAAATATTTTAAAGTAACCGTCCAACCCTGATTAAAAATGGGTTAGACAATTGATTAATTTAAAGCGGATCAAATATGAATCAATCTATGTCATCCGTTgtaataacatcaatatatgctcacTAGTTCTTAATTTTGTCGATCCAAAGGACATTTCTAACCAAGATTATGGTCCAATGATTTGCCAATTAAATTCGTGGTTAAGATTCAAATCCACCTACACAAGTAGAATAATGGTGATAGTATACTATTTCCTTTCCTAGGATTGCTTTGCGGCCATTGTTTTCATCTTCAGCAATATTTAAAATTGATCGGGCGAGTATGTACTTTTACTAAatttattttcttacatttaTATCTCTACACCGTTATTCAAGAAGCATGTACTCATATTATCCGTCTCTCAATTTATTtaattttcgaaaaaaaatatgGGCAGATCGGATATTCTATCCATTTTTGTCTAACACC belongs to Nicotiana tabacum cultivar K326 chromosome 6, ASM71507v2, whole genome shotgun sequence and includes:
- the LOC107765736 gene encoding putative pectinesterase/pectinesterase inhibitor 59, with product MTIYKFNSLLLLFFSLSLSLHQSLSIDEETSNDINWWCSKTPHPEPCKYFMSGDSFKPQNKSEFRTMTVQVALDHVIQVQAHAKNVSQHCRGKRKQLVWMDCDKLMDDTVLQLNRSLDGIKSNSSSDFDAQTWLSASMTNIETCLSGSNDLNVSNILQPNLSTNVSQLISNCLAMNGEFVDWENTTQVGGFPNWLTASERVLLHSSSIDLMATKANYVVAKDRSGHFRSIQSAINYATSRRVGNQRIVIYIKRGVYRENILIGPTMGKIMLVGAGLRYTVITGSRSVAAGYTTYSTATLGVDGIGFIARGMTFRNTAGPQNGQAVALRSASDLSVFYGCGFEGYQDTLFVQSQRQFYKSCYIYGTIDFIFGNAAVVFQNCMIYVRRPLWGQVNVITAQGRNDPFQNTAISIHNSRIMAAPDLRPVVRSFQTYLGRPWQQYSRTVIMKTYIDSLVNRAGWLTWLDSNFALSTLYYAEYGNIGPAASTRYRVKWPGYHVIKSGNVASKYTVASLIAGRAWLPSTGVPFTAGL